One part of the Tenacibaculum sp. 190130A14a genome encodes these proteins:
- a CDS encoding 4Fe-4S dicluster domain-containing protein: MAIIITDECINCGACEPECPNTAIYEGAIEWKYSEGTALEGSITLPNGNEADADLDQEPISDEYYFIVPDKCTECKGFHEEPQCAAVCPVDCCVPDEDHVETEEELLQKQQFLHNE, from the coding sequence ATGGCAATAATTATAACCGATGAATGCATCAATTGTGGTGCATGCGAACCAGAATGCCCTAACACAGCCATTTATGAAGGGGCAATAGAATGGAAATATAGTGAAGGTACTGCCTTAGAGGGAAGTATAACATTACCTAATGGTAACGAAGCCGATGCTGATTTAGACCAAGAACCTATATCTGATGAATACTACTTTATAGTACCAGATAAATGTACAGAATGTAAAGGTTTTCACGAAGAACCACAGTGTGCTGCCGTATGTCCGGTTGATTGCTGTGTTCCAGATGAAGACCATGTTGAAACAGAAGAAGAATTGCTTCAAAAGCAACAATTTTTACACAACGAATAA
- a CDS encoding sulfate adenylyltransferase subunit 1, whose protein sequence is MNVLKIATAGSVDDGKSTLIGRILYDTKSLTDDKLQAIEEKSKQRGFDYLDFSLATDGLVAEREQGITIDVAHIYFSTPKTSFIIADTPGHIEYTRNMVTGASNSQASIILVDARNGVVEQTYRHFFINNLLRVKDVIVAVNKMDLVDFSEQKFNEIKGEIEYLASKSEYQDQKITFIPISALHGDNVVSKSARIDWYNGHSILDHLEDLDTQTIEKDAKARFPVQTVVRPKTEEYHDFRGYAGKLYGDSIAVGDEVTILPSATKSKVKSIHFFNQEYQEAQKGSSINLTLEDDVNISRGDMIVKSGEEPKAVKQLEATICWMDKTPLQASEKYYIKHGINDAQAKITNITSLVKTDFSGEETAPSQLSLNEIGQVSLKVSKQLFVDSYKDNKSNGTFILINPRTNNTSGVGFIN, encoded by the coding sequence ATGAATGTACTAAAAATAGCAACAGCAGGAAGTGTAGATGATGGTAAAAGTACACTTATAGGTAGAATTTTGTATGATACAAAATCGCTTACCGATGATAAATTACAAGCTATAGAAGAGAAAAGTAAACAGAGAGGTTTTGACTATTTAGATTTCTCATTGGCAACCGATGGTTTAGTAGCAGAACGTGAACAAGGAATTACCATTGATGTAGCTCATATTTACTTTTCTACACCAAAAACCAGCTTTATTATAGCTGATACTCCCGGACATATTGAATATACTCGTAATATGGTGACCGGTGCTTCCAATTCTCAAGCGTCTATCATTTTAGTAGATGCTAGAAATGGCGTTGTAGAACAAACCTATCGTCACTTTTTTATCAATAATTTACTGAGAGTAAAAGATGTAATTGTAGCAGTAAATAAAATGGATTTGGTTGATTTTTCTGAGCAAAAATTCAATGAAATTAAAGGAGAAATAGAATATTTAGCTTCTAAAAGCGAATACCAAGATCAAAAGATCACCTTTATTCCTATTTCTGCTTTACACGGAGATAATGTAGTTTCTAAATCTGCAAGAATTGATTGGTATAACGGACATAGTATATTAGATCACTTAGAAGATTTAGATACGCAAACTATAGAGAAAGATGCAAAGGCACGTTTTCCAGTACAAACAGTCGTACGACCAAAAACGGAAGAATATCATGACTTTAGAGGCTATGCGGGTAAACTATATGGAGATAGTATTGCTGTTGGAGATGAAGTTACCATATTACCATCTGCTACAAAATCTAAAGTAAAAAGTATTCACTTTTTTAATCAAGAATATCAAGAAGCTCAAAAAGGAAGTTCTATCAATTTAACCTTAGAAGATGATGTTAACATTAGCCGAGGAGATATGATTGTAAAATCTGGAGAAGAACCTAAAGCTGTTAAACAACTCGAAGCTACGATTTGTTGGATGGACAAAACTCCTTTACAGGCTTCAGAAAAATATTATATAAAACACGGAATAAACGATGCGCAAGCAAAGATTACCAATATAACGTCCTTAGTTAAAACTGATTTTTCTGGTGAAGAAACAGCTCCTTCTCAGTTAAGTTTAAATGAAATTGGTCAAGTATCGTTAAAGGTGAGTAAACAGTTATTTGTAGATAGTTACAAAGACAACAAATCTAATGGAACATTTATACTCATCAATCCAAGAACAAATAATACTTCTGGTGTTGGTTTTATCAATTAA
- a CDS encoding DUF2061 domain-containing protein — MILEQVIDNNKNFKRDKESEKPIRSIAKSISWRVVGTVDTILISWIITGKVTTALSIGGIELGTKMILYFFHERLWNTIKWGKK, encoded by the coding sequence ATGATTTTAGAACAAGTAATTGATAACAATAAAAATTTTAAGCGTGATAAAGAGTCTGAAAAACCTATCAGAAGCATCGCTAAATCTATTAGCTGGAGAGTTGTAGGAACTGTCGATACTATCCTTATTTCTTGGATTATCACAGGAAAAGTAACTACAGCACTCTCTATAGGAGGCATTGAATTAGGAACAAAAATGATACTTTACTTTTTTCACGAAAGACTTTGGAACACAATAAAATGGGGCAAAAAATGA
- the epsC gene encoding serine O-acetyltransferase EpsC, with the protein MTIVTNTVKNYHICLKETVEVFTKHLLYALFDENHKTENQEKIAKLFLVISNKLHIENATDLWYTYENLFLSIRHKLDLDALAFEQTDPACKSLEEVYLAYPGFHAIAIYRLSHELYKLDQFTFSRMMSEYAHSITGVDIHPGATIGESFFIDHATGIVIGETTIIKNNVKIYQGVTLGGIQVKKELAATKRHPTIENNVTIYANATILGGDVTIGENSIIGANVCVTSSIPKASIVTYESENKITTRKSYVK; encoded by the coding sequence ATGACCATAGTGACCAATACAGTAAAAAATTATCACATCTGTTTAAAAGAAACCGTGGAAGTGTTTACCAAACATCTCCTCTATGCTCTTTTTGATGAAAATCATAAAACAGAAAACCAAGAAAAAATAGCAAAGCTTTTTTTAGTCATAAGCAACAAACTTCATATAGAAAATGCTACTGATCTATGGTATACTTATGAAAACCTCTTCTTAAGTATCAGGCATAAATTAGATTTAGATGCGCTTGCTTTTGAACAAACAGACCCCGCTTGTAAAAGTCTAGAAGAGGTCTATTTAGCATATCCTGGTTTTCATGCGATAGCTATTTACCGATTGAGTCATGAGTTGTATAAACTTGATCAATTCACTTTTTCAAGAATGATGAGTGAATATGCACATAGTATTACGGGTGTAGACATTCATCCTGGAGCTACCATTGGGGAGTCTTTCTTTATAGATCATGCAACTGGAATTGTTATTGGAGAAACCACCATTATTAAAAACAACGTAAAAATATATCAAGGAGTTACTTTAGGCGGAATTCAAGTAAAAAAAGAGCTGGCCGCAACGAAAAGACATCCAACGATAGAAAATAATGTAACCATCTATGCCAATGCAACCATATTAGGCGGAGATGTGACCATAGGAGAAAATAGTATTATTGGAGCGAATGTATGTGTAACCTCATCCATTCCGAAAGCTTCCATAGTAACTTATGAATCAGAAAATAAAATTACCACTAGAAAATCGTATGTAAAATGA
- a CDS encoding nitrite/sulfite reductase, translated as MQSFRTEIENPVVEKDIIELERKIRLFKEGRIDEERFRSLRLARGVYGQRQLGVQMIRIKLPYGKVSSEQLHRIADVSDEYSRGRLHITTRQDIQIHYVSLDRTPELWAQLEKDDITLREACGNAVRNVTASETAGIDPNEPFDVTPYAHATFQFFLRNPVCQEMGRKFKMSFSSTEKDTALSFMHDLGFIAKTKNINGTEIKGFKVMLAGGLGSQPRQADVMYEFLEEDLLIPTIEGVLRVFDRHGERTKRAKARLKFLVKSIGLDAFLTLVEEEKKALAYQTYPIETAAFEQPITFETNEVPAIEITDKEAYETWKHTNVIPQKQKGLFAIGIKVHLGDFYTDKARLLADLIKKYAANELRFTLRQNILIRHVREELLPFFYTELEKLGFVEAGYDSTTDITACPGTDTCNLGISSSTGIAAELERVFKTEYPQYITNKEITIKISGCMNACGQHNMAHIGFQGMSVKVGNLLAPALQVLIGGGIVGDGQGRFSDKLVKIPSKRGPQALRLLLNDFESRKEENEDFLAYYDRNGKTYFYELLKELSDTSNLTEDDFIDWGHDKNYVKAIGVGECAGVVIDLVATLLFESEEKLDNSEEAFNEKQWADSIYHSYAAFVNTAKALLTSEGQKTNTQAGIIQNFDDVFVSTNKVALPSTFSDLIYQINKNEPTAAFAKKYLQEAKSFYKTVDAYRKLVVES; from the coding sequence ATGCAAAGTTTTAGAACAGAAATAGAAAATCCGGTTGTAGAAAAAGACATTATCGAATTAGAACGTAAAATTCGATTGTTTAAAGAAGGAAGAATCGATGAAGAACGATTCAGAAGTCTACGTTTGGCTAGAGGAGTTTATGGCCAACGTCAACTAGGAGTTCAAATGATACGTATCAAGTTACCTTATGGAAAAGTAAGTAGTGAGCAATTGCACAGAATTGCAGATGTATCGGATGAATATTCTCGTGGTAGATTACATATCACAACACGACAAGATATTCAAATACATTATGTAAGTTTAGATAGAACTCCAGAGCTTTGGGCGCAATTAGAGAAGGATGATATTACGCTAAGAGAAGCCTGTGGAAATGCGGTACGTAATGTTACGGCTTCAGAAACTGCAGGAATTGATCCGAATGAACCTTTTGACGTAACCCCATATGCACATGCTACTTTTCAGTTTTTCTTGAGAAACCCGGTTTGTCAAGAAATGGGAAGAAAATTTAAGATGTCTTTCTCTTCTACAGAAAAAGATACTGCTTTAAGCTTTATGCATGATTTAGGTTTTATTGCAAAAACCAAAAACATCAATGGTACTGAAATAAAAGGTTTTAAAGTAATGTTAGCAGGTGGATTAGGTTCACAACCTCGTCAGGCTGATGTGATGTATGAGTTTTTAGAAGAAGACTTGTTAATTCCAACTATTGAAGGTGTTTTACGTGTATTTGATCGTCATGGAGAACGAACAAAAAGAGCCAAAGCTCGTTTAAAATTCTTAGTTAAAAGTATAGGTTTAGATGCTTTTTTAACCTTAGTAGAAGAAGAGAAAAAAGCATTAGCGTATCAAACATACCCTATTGAAACAGCAGCGTTTGAACAACCAATTACCTTTGAAACTAATGAAGTTCCTGCTATAGAAATTACAGATAAAGAGGCATATGAAACATGGAAACACACCAATGTAATTCCGCAGAAACAAAAAGGACTTTTTGCTATAGGTATTAAAGTGCACTTAGGTGATTTTTATACAGACAAAGCACGATTGTTAGCTGATTTAATTAAAAAATATGCAGCCAATGAATTGCGTTTTACCTTACGTCAAAATATACTTATACGCCATGTACGAGAAGAACTATTACCATTCTTTTATACGGAACTTGAAAAATTAGGTTTTGTAGAAGCTGGATATGATAGCACTACAGATATTACTGCATGTCCTGGTACAGACACTTGTAATTTAGGTATTTCAAGCAGTACAGGTATTGCAGCAGAATTAGAGCGTGTTTTTAAAACAGAATACCCACAATACATTACTAATAAAGAAATCACTATTAAAATTAGTGGTTGTATGAATGCATGTGGACAACACAATATGGCACATATTGGTTTTCAAGGAATGTCTGTTAAAGTTGGAAACTTATTAGCCCCTGCCCTACAGGTTTTAATTGGCGGTGGTATTGTAGGTGATGGACAAGGACGTTTTTCAGATAAGCTGGTAAAAATTCCAAGTAAAAGAGGACCACAAGCTTTAAGACTTTTATTAAATGATTTTGAGTCTAGAAAAGAGGAAAATGAAGACTTCTTGGCTTATTATGACAGAAATGGGAAAACCTATTTCTATGAACTATTAAAAGAGCTTTCAGACACTAGCAATTTAACCGAAGATGACTTTATCGATTGGGGCCATGATAAAAATTATGTAAAAGCTATTGGTGTTGGAGAATGTGCTGGGGTTGTAATTGATTTAGTAGCTACGCTTTTGTTTGAAAGTGAAGAAAAATTAGACAACTCTGAAGAAGCTTTTAATGAGAAACAATGGGCAGATAGTATTTACCATTCATACGCAGCTTTTGTAAATACTGCGAAAGCATTATTAACCTCAGAAGGGCAAAAAACCAATACCCAAGCAGGGATTATACAAAACTTTGATGATGTATTTGTAAGCACAAATAAAGTAGCACTTCCAAGTACATTTTCAGATTTAATCTATCAAATAAACAAAAATGAACCTACAGCAGCATTTGCTAAAAAGTACTTGCAAGAAGCAAAGTCTTTTTACAAAACAGTAGATGCATATAGAAAACTTGTAGTCGAAAGTTAA
- a CDS encoding bifunctional precorrin-2 dehydrogenase/sirohydrochlorin ferrochelatase: protein MEERNNLYPIFLKTKELEVLIVGGGYVAEEKLSFLLKSSPDAKVTMVAPFYREETISIAKTGNTTMLNGIYDKDYLEGKHIVIATTDNPEVNMQVYHDCRAQHKLVNVADNPPYCDFYMGGIVTKGNVKVAISTNGKSPTTAKRLRQFFEEVIPEDINQLVQNLNDYRKTIKGNFEEKVQTLNKLTENLIR from the coding sequence ATGGAAGAAAGAAACAACCTGTATCCTATTTTCTTAAAGACAAAAGAATTGGAAGTACTTATTGTTGGTGGTGGCTATGTGGCGGAAGAAAAGTTATCTTTTCTTTTAAAATCGAGTCCGGATGCTAAAGTTACGATGGTAGCTCCTTTTTACCGAGAAGAAACCATTTCCATTGCAAAAACTGGAAATACTACCATGCTAAATGGTATTTATGATAAGGATTATTTAGAAGGAAAACACATCGTTATTGCCACTACCGATAATCCTGAAGTAAACATGCAAGTATACCATGATTGTAGAGCACAGCATAAGTTGGTCAATGTAGCTGACAATCCACCATATTGCGATTTTTATATGGGAGGAATTGTTACCAAAGGAAATGTAAAAGTGGCTATTTCTACCAATGGAAAATCGCCAACAACAGCAAAACGATTACGACAGTTTTTCGAAGAAGTAATACCTGAAGACATCAACCAACTCGTTCAAAATTTAAACGATTATAGAAAAACAATCAAAGGAAACTTTGAAGAAAAAGTACAAACACTAAATAAGTTAACCGAAAACCTAATACGCTAA
- the cobA gene encoding uroporphyrinogen-III C-methyltransferase produces the protein MNTQPKLTVVGAGPGDADLITLKAIKALESASVVLYDALVNSELLSYVHPMTELIFVGKRRGCYRYQQEQINELIVAKAHSHGHVVRLKGGDPFIFGRGAEEMEYAAKQGIEVAVVPGISSSLAVPAYQNIPLTKRGSAESFWVITGTTKQHQLSNDVALAAKSNATVVILMGMGKLPEIVSLFKQEEKGDLPVAIIQNGTTKHEKIGIGTVNSIEEVVQTNQLSNPAIIILGDVVNHRQQLLQIQQEIAFKEVV, from the coding sequence ATGAATACGCAACCAAAATTAACAGTAGTAGGAGCTGGTCCTGGCGATGCCGATTTAATCACCTTAAAAGCGATCAAAGCCTTAGAGTCTGCATCTGTAGTACTATACGATGCATTAGTAAATTCTGAACTATTAAGTTACGTACATCCAATGACAGAATTAATCTTTGTTGGAAAACGAAGAGGTTGCTATCGCTATCAACAAGAACAAATCAATGAATTGATTGTTGCTAAAGCACACTCTCATGGTCATGTAGTACGTTTAAAAGGAGGAGATCCATTTATTTTTGGTAGAGGGGCTGAAGAAATGGAATACGCTGCGAAACAGGGAATAGAAGTCGCAGTTGTTCCAGGAATATCATCATCATTGGCTGTACCTGCTTATCAAAACATTCCTTTAACAAAAAGAGGGAGCGCTGAGAGTTTTTGGGTAATTACAGGAACTACCAAACAACATCAATTGTCAAATGATGTAGCATTGGCTGCCAAATCTAATGCAACCGTAGTTATTCTAATGGGAATGGGAAAACTTCCAGAGATTGTTTCTTTATTCAAACAAGAAGAAAAAGGAGATTTACCTGTAGCCATTATTCAAAACGGAACTACCAAGCATGAGAAAATTGGAATTGGAACAGTAAATTCTATAGAAGAAGTTGTACAAACCAATCAATTGAGTAACCCAGCTATTATCATTTTAGGAGATGTTGTAAATCACAGACAACAACTTTTACAAATTCAACAAGAAATAGCCTTTAAAGAAGTAGTATAA
- a CDS encoding ferredoxin, giving the protein MEQDVTIKITDREGVIHEVLAPTDMAMNLMELVRSYELAPEGTIGVCGGMAMCASCQCYVNSDHDLPEMTDDEDAMLAEAFNVKDNSRLGCQIQITNELEGLEIKLAPEE; this is encoded by the coding sequence ATGGAACAAGACGTAACCATAAAAATAACCGATAGAGAGGGTGTAATCCATGAGGTACTTGCACCGACTGATATGGCAATGAATTTAATGGAGCTAGTAAGATCATACGAACTAGCTCCTGAAGGAACTATTGGAGTTTGTGGTGGAATGGCAATGTGCGCTTCGTGTCAGTGTTATGTAAATTCAGATCATGATTTACCGGAAATGACAGATGATGAAGACGCAATGCTAGCAGAAGCATTTAATGTAAAGGACAACAGCCGTTTAGGGTGTCAAATTCAAATAACAAACGAATTAGAAGGTTTAGAAATAAAATTAGCCCCAGAAGAATAA
- a CDS encoding NAD(P)/FAD-dependent oxidoreductase: protein MIQTDILIIGAGPTGLFTVFEAGLLKLRCHLIDALPQPGGQCSEIYPKKPIYDIPAYPEILAGDLTKNLMEQIKQFEPGFTLGERADTIEKQEDGTFIVTTNKGTKHQAPVVAIAGGLGSFEPRKPQIENIQQYEDNGVEYMIKEPELYRDKDVVIAGGGDSALDWSIFLTDVAKSVTLIHRRNEFRGALDSVEKVQELKNLGKINLITPAEVKGVLGKEHVTGVVVEQKGKEPFILDTDHFIPLFGLAPKLGPIANWGLEIEKNAIKVNNSLDYQTNVPGIYAIGDVNTYPGKLKLILCGFHEATLMCQSAYQRIHPDKKYVMKYTTVGGVQGFDGTKKEAPKAVVKAIQ from the coding sequence ATGATACAAACAGATATATTAATTATTGGAGCCGGACCTACTGGATTGTTTACAGTATTTGAAGCAGGATTATTAAAGTTACGCTGTCATTTAATAGACGCTTTACCACAACCAGGTGGACAGTGTTCTGAGATCTATCCTAAAAAACCAATTTATGATATTCCAGCATATCCTGAAATTTTAGCAGGTGACTTAACCAAAAATCTAATGGAACAAATTAAGCAATTTGAACCTGGATTTACTTTGGGAGAACGTGCGGATACTATTGAGAAGCAAGAAGACGGAACTTTTATTGTTACCACCAATAAAGGAACTAAACACCAAGCTCCTGTAGTAGCCATTGCAGGTGGATTAGGAAGTTTTGAGCCAAGAAAACCTCAAATAGAAAACATTCAGCAATATGAAGATAATGGTGTGGAATACATGATTAAGGAACCAGAACTATATCGAGATAAGGATGTGGTGATTGCTGGAGGTGGAGACTCTGCTTTAGATTGGTCTATCTTCTTAACTGATGTAGCAAAATCGGTAACATTGATTCACAGAAGAAATGAGTTTAGAGGAGCCTTAGATTCTGTAGAAAAAGTGCAAGAATTAAAAAATCTTGGTAAAATCAATTTAATTACTCCTGCTGAAGTAAAAGGTGTTTTAGGTAAAGAACATGTTACAGGAGTTGTGGTAGAACAAAAAGGAAAAGAGCCATTTATTTTAGATACCGATCATTTTATCCCATTATTTGGATTAGCTCCAAAATTAGGACCTATTGCTAATTGGGGACTAGAAATTGAAAAGAATGCTATTAAAGTAAATAACTCTTTAGACTATCAAACCAACGTTCCTGGTATTTATGCTATTGGTGATGTAAACACCTACCCAGGAAAGCTAAAATTAATCTTATGTGGATTCCATGAGGCTACCTTAATGTGTCAGAGTGCTTATCAAAGAATTCACCCAGATAAAAAATATGTAATGAAATATACAACTGTTGGTGGTGTACAAGGGTTTGATGGAACCAAAAAAGAAGCACCAAAAGCAGTGGTAAAAGCAATTCAATAA
- a CDS encoding phosphoadenosine phosphosulfate reductase family protein: MRLEKQLNIEELNKGLEKLAPKEIVEWAFDLQQRTILTTNFRPYEAVILHAVTQVNSATKVVWCDTGYNTPQTYKHAEEVIEKLDLNVQLYVPKQTVAHRNQTLGLPTIDDPKHSIFTEQVKLEPFKRAMEEHQPEVWFTNLRKGQTAFRDNIGILSYSKDGILKVSPFYHWSDADLDTYLEEHQLPNEFKYFDPTKVESNRECGLHI; this comes from the coding sequence ATGAGATTAGAAAAGCAATTAAATATTGAAGAATTAAATAAAGGACTGGAAAAGCTAGCTCCGAAGGAAATAGTGGAATGGGCATTTGATTTGCAACAAAGAACAATTCTTACAACCAATTTCAGACCCTATGAAGCAGTTATTTTACATGCAGTAACACAAGTAAACTCTGCGACAAAAGTTGTTTGGTGCGATACCGGATATAATACTCCGCAAACCTATAAACATGCAGAAGAAGTAATTGAAAAACTTGATTTAAATGTACAACTATATGTTCCAAAGCAAACAGTTGCACATAGAAATCAAACCTTAGGACTTCCAACAATTGATGATCCTAAGCATTCAATTTTTACTGAGCAAGTAAAGCTAGAGCCTTTTAAAAGAGCCATGGAAGAACATCAACCAGAAGTTTGGTTTACCAATCTTAGAAAAGGACAAACTGCTTTTAGAGATAATATTGGAATTCTTTCTTATAGCAAAGACGGTATTTTAAAAGTAAGTCCATTTTACCACTGGTCAGACGCAGATTTAGATACCTATTTAGAGGAACATCAATTGCCAAATGAGTTTAAATATTTCGACCCAACCAAAGTTGAAAGCAATAGAGAATGTGGTTTACATATTTAA
- the cysD gene encoding sulfate adenylyltransferase subunit CysD, translated as MNTNIIRVGALESEAIYILREVVAQFEKPVLLFSGGKDSITLVRLAQKAFYPAKIPFPLMHIDTGHNFPETIAFRDKLVEELGVELIVRNVQDNIDAGKVKEETGKYASRNMLQTETLLDAIEEFGFDACIGGARRDEEKARAKERIFSVRDDFGQWDEKNQRPELFDMLNGRIDLGQNVRVFPISNWTELDVWSYIQQENIEIPSIYFAHKRATFVRDGLIWSVNDEVVYRDEDEEIQERMVRFRTVGDMSCTAAVLSTAIDIDTIVDEIRESTISERGARIDDKRSEAAMEKRKQQGYF; from the coding sequence ATGAATACGAATATCATTAGAGTTGGAGCTTTAGAAAGTGAAGCCATATATATTTTAAGAGAAGTTGTCGCACAATTTGAAAAGCCAGTGTTGTTGTTTTCTGGGGGAAAAGATAGCATAACACTGGTGCGACTTGCTCAAAAAGCATTTTACCCAGCCAAAATTCCTTTTCCTTTAATGCATATAGATACAGGACACAATTTTCCAGAAACTATTGCTTTTAGAGATAAACTAGTTGAAGAATTAGGAGTTGAACTCATTGTGCGCAACGTACAAGATAACATTGATGCTGGTAAGGTAAAAGAAGAAACAGGGAAGTACGCGAGCCGAAACATGTTACAAACTGAAACGTTATTAGATGCCATAGAAGAGTTTGGTTTTGACGCATGTATCGGCGGAGCGCGCAGAGATGAGGAAAAAGCAAGAGCTAAAGAGCGTATTTTCTCGGTACGCGATGATTTTGGTCAATGGGATGAAAAAAATCAACGTCCAGAGTTATTCGATATGCTAAACGGGCGTATTGATTTAGGTCAAAACGTACGTGTATTTCCAATATCTAACTGGACAGAATTAGATGTTTGGTCATACATTCAACAAGAAAATATAGAAATCCCTTCCATCTACTTTGCACACAAAAGAGCAACTTTTGTTAGAGACGGACTCATATGGTCTGTTAACGATGAAGTTGTTTATAGAGATGAAGATGAAGAGATACAAGAGCGAATGGTGCGTTTTAGGACTGTAGGTGATATGAGTTGTACAGCAGCGGTATTATCAACGGCAATTGATATTGATACGATTGTTGATGAAATTAGAGAATCAACCATATCAGAGAGAGGCGCTAGAATAGATGACAAACGGTCGGAAGCAGCCATGGAAAAACGCAAACAACAAGGGTATTTCTAA